The genomic window CCAGGACGAAGGCGGCATCGTCGTCACCGGCCAGCGCGCGTCGGACAGGGCAAGCCTGCTCGCCAAGCGCGATTCGGATCGGACGACTGAAGTGGTTTCGGCGAACGATGTCGGCAAGCTGCCCGACCAGAACGTCGCCGAAGCCGTCCGCCGCCTGAGCGGCGTTTCGGTCGCGACCGACAAGGGCGAAGGCCGCTATCTGATCATCCGCGGCATCGAGCCGAACCTCGCCAACGTCACGCTTAACGGCCAGACCTCCGCGGCTCCTGAGCCGAGCGATCGCAACGTCAAGCTCGACGATATTCCTTCGGGCCTGATCGGCAAGGTCACCGTCATCAAGACGCTGACCCCCGATCTCGACGCCAATGCGATCGCCGGCCAGGTCGATATCGACACCGTCTCGGCCTTCGACAAGAAGGGTTCGATCTTCGCGAGCGCGCGCGGCGTGATGGGCTTCTATGAGGACACCGACCGCAGGGCGCGTGAAGGCGACGTTTCGGTCGGTGGCCGGTTCGGCCCAGACCAGCAGTTCGGCCTGGTGATCGCCGGCAATTATTCGAAGCGCCCGTCTTATTCGGAAGACGTGCTTTCCAGCGGCCGCCAGATCGTCGGCGGCATCGACCTGCCGGTCGAAATGGACCAGCGCATCTACGATCCCGCCATCCGCACCCGCAAGGGCGCGGTCGCCAATTTCGACTGGCGGCCTTCGGACGCCGTCAAGCTCTATGCGCGATTCCTCTACTCGCAATTCGACGACAATGAGGTTCGCAACCGCCTGAGGTTCATTTTCCCGACCGCGGCGACGGGCTACAGCAACCTGACCGCCGATGGCGGGACAATCACCAAGACCACTGCCCGCCGCCTGCTGCGCGCGCGCCACGAGACCACCGACACCAAGACCTATTCGGTGGGTGGCGAGTTCGAAGTGGGGCCGGGCAAGCTGGTCGTCCAGGGCACCTATTCGAACGCGAAGAAGACCGATCCGTCGCGCGATGAAATCGAATATCGCGCCCCGGCCGGATCTGGCGCCACGGCGCTCGGCGCGACCTTCACCATGAATGCCGACGGGATGCCGACCAGCTTCACGGCCAACGCCGCCGCGCTCGATCCGGCCAATTACCGGCTCAACAGCTACAAGCAGGCGTCGCGCATTTCGGGCGAGAAGATGAAGCAGGCCCGCTTCGACTATACGTTGCCTATCGGCGGGCTCGACGAAGGCAGCACGATCCAGTTCGGTGCCAAGTATCTGCATCGCGACCGTTTCGAGGACCGCACCGGGCGCACGCTCACGGCCATCACCGCGACTTCGGGGACGCGGACGTTCGCGGACACGCTCGCCACCACCATCCCCACCATCTTCGACGGCGCCTATTCGTTCGGCCCGACGCTGGATATGGCCGCCGCCCGGAACTACGTGTTCTCGAATACGGCCCTGTTCACCATCAACGCGAACGACCAGATCTCGCAGTCCAAGACTTCGGACTACAAGGTGGATGAGACGGTCACCGCGGCTTACGCCATGGCGACGATCAAGTCCGGCGGGCTTACCGTCATTCCCGGTGTCCGCATGGAACATACCAAGGGCAACACCGCCGCGATCGTCTACCGCGCCGGCGTGACCTCGCTGACCAGCACCTACGATTCATTCGGCCATTATTCGTACACCGACTTCTTCCCGGGCGTGAACCTGAAGTACGAGCTCAACCGCAACCTGCAGGCGCGCGCCGCGGTGACCACGGCGATGGGACGGCCTCCGTTCGCCAACCTCGCGCCGACGGTCACGGTCGATGTTCCGTCCAACACCGTTTCGCAGGGTAACCCCAATCTGAAGCCGCAATATTCGTTCAACCTCGATGCGGGCCTTGAATATTACTTCCCGAACGAGGGCGGCGTGTCGGTCGCGGTGTTCTACAAGCACCTGACCAACCCGATCTTCGCCACGACGGCGCTCAATCAGTCGGGCACCTTCGGGGGGGTCGCGTTGACCGGAGCTACGGTCAACTCGTTCGGCAACGGCACGACGGGCTCGGTCAAGGGCATCGAATTCGCGATCCAGAAGCCGTTCACCTTCCTGCCGTCGCCACTCGACGGGCTTGGCGTCAATGCCAATCTGACGTTGACCGATTCGGACCTGAAGGTGATCAATCGCACAATCCATACGCCGCTGGTCGGCCAGGCGAACACCATCGCCAGCGCTCAGCTCTATTACGAGAAGTACGGCATCTCGGCGCGCGTCGCGCTATCGTACCATTCGGCCTATCTCGACACCGATGGCGGGCTGAACGAGGCGGACCCGACCGGGGCTGGCGATGGCTATTTCGGGGCGAACACCACGATCGATGCGCGCATCGGCTATCGTCCGGTCAAGTATCTGGAAGTGTTCGTCGAGGGCAACAACCTCACCGACGCGCAGGACTATTACTACTACCAGACGCCGTCCAGGTGGCGCGAAGGCGAAAAATATGGCCGCTCGGTCCGGGTCGGCCTGACGTTCACCTATTGATGGTCCCGGGCCGGGGTTCGCCCCGGCTCGCTCTCTCTATCCCTGTTGCCTCCTCCGGGGCCGGATCTCGCGATCCGGCCCTGCTTTTATGCGCGCGGCGGACAGGGAGCGGACATGAAAAAGCCGGGCTTCCACGTGGGAAGCCCGGCTGCCGTTAGCTCGCGGCTGGCTAGAGGCGGACGACTTCGTGACGCTCGGCCGAGCGGGCGGCGGCCTCGGCCAGCGCGAGGGCGGCGACGCCGTCGCGGTAGCCGATCAGCGGCTCGGCCTTGCCGTCGATGATGTCGGCGAAATGATCGGCTTCGCGAGCATAGGCGACGGCGTAGCGATCGAGGAAGAAGTTCTGGAGCCTGTCGCCGGTCGATCCGGCTTCGCCCCAGGTCTCGACCGTGGTCTCGAGCTGGTTCTGGGCGCGGATCATGCCCTTGGATCCAAACGCCTCGATGCGCTGGTCATAGCCGTAACCGCTGCGGCGGCTGGAGGAGATGACGCAGAGCCTGCCGGATGCGGTGCGCAGGATCGTCTTGGCGGTGTCGGCATCGCCGGCCTCGCCGATCGCGGGATCGATCAGCACCGAGCTCGATGCGAACACTTCGGTGACTTCTTCTCCCAGCAGCCAGCGGGCCATGTCGAAATCATGGATCACCATGTCCTTGAAGATGCCGCCCGAGACCTTGACGTAGTCGACCGGGGGAGGGCTGGGATCGTGGCTGATGATGTG from Sphingomonas sp. includes these protein-coding regions:
- a CDS encoding TonB-dependent receptor produces the protein MKKVGRKLGRTLIGVSASALALAYISPAMAQDAAAQDETVQDEAQDEGGIVVTGQRASDRASLLAKRDSDRTTEVVSANDVGKLPDQNVAEAVRRLSGVSVATDKGEGRYLIIRGIEPNLANVTLNGQTSAAPEPSDRNVKLDDIPSGLIGKVTVIKTLTPDLDANAIAGQVDIDTVSAFDKKGSIFASARGVMGFYEDTDRRAREGDVSVGGRFGPDQQFGLVIAGNYSKRPSYSEDVLSSGRQIVGGIDLPVEMDQRIYDPAIRTRKGAVANFDWRPSDAVKLYARFLYSQFDDNEVRNRLRFIFPTAATGYSNLTADGGTITKTTARRLLRARHETTDTKTYSVGGEFEVGPGKLVVQGTYSNAKKTDPSRDEIEYRAPAGSGATALGATFTMNADGMPTSFTANAAALDPANYRLNSYKQASRISGEKMKQARFDYTLPIGGLDEGSTIQFGAKYLHRDRFEDRTGRTLTAITATSGTRTFADTLATTIPTIFDGAYSFGPTLDMAAARNYVFSNTALFTINANDQISQSKTSDYKVDETVTAAYAMATIKSGGLTVIPGVRMEHTKGNTAAIVYRAGVTSLTSTYDSFGHYSYTDFFPGVNLKYELNRNLQARAAVTTAMGRPPFANLAPTVTVDVPSNTVSQGNPNLKPQYSFNLDAGLEYYFPNEGGVSVAVFYKHLTNPIFATTALNQSGTFGGVALTGATVNSFGNGTTGSVKGIEFAIQKPFTFLPSPLDGLGVNANLTLTDSDLKVINRTIHTPLVGQANTIASAQLYYEKYGISARVALSYHSAYLDTDGGLNEADPTGAGDGYFGANTTIDARIGYRPVKYLEVFVEGNNLTDAQDYYYYQTPSRWREGEKYGRSVRVGLTFTY
- the iolG gene encoding inositol 2-dehydrogenase — encoded protein: MHDIALIGAGRIGKIHAANAAANPRLRLARVVDPFADAAASLAASYGAQVSSLEDALTDPAIKGVIVASSTDTHLEYSLRAAEAGKAVFCEKPLDQDLAKASAASAKFDALGARIFLAFNRRFDTNFAALQARLAGGEVGSLETLHIISHDPSPPPVDYVKVSGGIFKDMVIHDFDMARWLLGEEVTEVFASSSVLIDPAIGEAGDADTAKTILRTASGRLCVISSSRRSGYGYDQRIEAFGSKGMIRAQNQLETTVETWGEAGSTGDRLQNFFLDRYAVAYAREADHFADIIDGKAEPLIGYRDGVAALALAEAAARSAERHEVVRL